One window from the genome of Luteolibacter rhizosphaerae encodes:
- a CDS encoding PSD1 and planctomycete cytochrome C domain-containing protein, which yields MRYLWVIGLGVAGASALGQESNSEGVEFFRTEVKPILEQNCFKCHGGTDEKGHPKVKSGLQLLSRKGLMKGGAHGAAINESEPAKSLLLEVISYQNEDLQMPPRGKLAEEEIAKITKWLEMGAPWTPEDAELMVEVHDPLAGVTEVNEKTKAHWSYKPMERPPVPQVADAAWNANPVDAFLRAKIDEKGLQPVGEASKPALLRRLSYDLTGLPPSLEDIKAFEADTSPDAWSKQVDRLLASPQYGEKWARHWLDLVRYAESNGFERDNEKPFVWRYRDYVIRSFNQDKPYDRFVMEQIAGDELPDKTADSQIATGMLKLMAWDDEPADRKQHFFDVMDDNVRTVTEGFLAMTAGCARCHDHKGDPIPQSDYTKFVSFFRGIEPMGKGGKQTQFIESPEFEQERDARMVELKAEEDKIRKWMSGVEADARANVERTRPEVAQKVNNLASMDRWLVTDARLRPTSWFYSVTKPADDWSAVGFRAEQANWQQGVAPFGTASANAQARTVWTGSDIWLQTSFGLESIPKAVMIHLFHDEDATIYLNGQLVLQREHHSIDYDRIEAPEAFMRALQTGRNVLSVHVKQTAGGQFFDMGLEVDAVTPADLVLRRDLRAASRQDRMNYRKGMARLDEIAALKKAPGIEALVITEGGPVPPPTLIHLRGSAHAEGDEVRPGFPKIWGGQDAVIPPVPEGAKSSGRRLELAKWMTRADNPRTARVMVNRMWQHHFGRGLSPTPNDFGYLGTAPTHPELLDWLATEFVAKGWSMKAMHRLMLNSKAYRMSIASEPKAAAADPGNDLFWRFNPRRLTAEELRDSILASTGELNLEMAGPSVYIPMPEEVLATSSTKGGKWGTSTPDQAARRSVYVKIKRSLQSPLFTDFDGADTDNSCPSRFTTTVPTQALAMMNSEFIHTEAKALAGRLKREHPDDLQAQVKRAFELVVCRSADESEVALSLAFINKLKSENQLDVDLALQRFCVAVFSFNEFFYID from the coding sequence ATGAGGTACTTGTGGGTCATCGGACTTGGAGTCGCTGGAGCTTCCGCCCTCGGGCAGGAGTCTAACAGCGAGGGCGTGGAGTTCTTCCGCACGGAGGTGAAGCCGATCCTGGAGCAGAACTGCTTCAAGTGCCACGGCGGCACCGACGAGAAGGGCCACCCGAAGGTGAAGAGCGGACTGCAGCTTCTCAGCCGTAAAGGGCTGATGAAGGGCGGTGCGCATGGAGCCGCCATCAACGAGTCCGAGCCCGCGAAGAGCCTGCTGCTGGAGGTCATCTCCTACCAGAACGAGGACCTGCAGATGCCGCCGCGCGGCAAGCTGGCGGAGGAAGAGATCGCCAAGATCACCAAGTGGCTGGAGATGGGCGCACCGTGGACTCCCGAGGACGCGGAGCTCATGGTGGAGGTGCACGATCCGCTCGCCGGCGTGACCGAAGTCAACGAGAAGACCAAGGCCCACTGGTCCTACAAGCCGATGGAGCGGCCCCCGGTGCCGCAGGTGGCGGATGCCGCTTGGAACGCAAACCCGGTGGATGCCTTTCTGCGCGCGAAGATCGACGAGAAGGGCCTGCAGCCGGTGGGCGAGGCCTCGAAGCCCGCGCTGCTACGACGTCTCTCGTACGACCTGACCGGCCTGCCGCCCTCGCTGGAAGACATCAAGGCCTTCGAGGCGGATACTTCTCCGGATGCCTGGAGCAAGCAGGTGGACCGCCTGCTGGCCTCCCCGCAATACGGCGAGAAGTGGGCCCGCCACTGGCTGGACTTGGTGCGCTATGCGGAATCGAACGGCTTCGAGCGCGATAACGAGAAGCCCTTCGTCTGGCGCTACCGCGACTACGTGATCCGTAGTTTCAACCAGGACAAGCCCTACGACCGCTTCGTGATGGAGCAGATCGCGGGCGACGAGTTGCCAGACAAGACGGCGGACTCGCAGATCGCCACCGGCATGCTCAAGCTGATGGCATGGGACGACGAGCCCGCCGACCGCAAGCAGCACTTCTTCGACGTGATGGACGACAATGTCCGCACGGTGACGGAGGGCTTCCTGGCCATGACCGCGGGCTGCGCGCGCTGCCACGATCACAAGGGCGACCCGATCCCGCAGTCCGACTACACCAAGTTCGTGTCCTTCTTCCGCGGCATCGAGCCGATGGGGAAGGGGGGCAAGCAGACTCAGTTCATCGAGTCTCCCGAGTTCGAGCAGGAGCGGGATGCCCGCATGGTCGAGCTGAAGGCGGAGGAAGACAAGATCCGCAAGTGGATGAGCGGCGTGGAGGCGGATGCCCGCGCCAATGTGGAGCGCACCCGCCCGGAGGTGGCGCAGAAGGTGAACAACCTGGCCAGCATGGACCGCTGGCTGGTGACGGATGCGCGCCTGCGCCCGACCTCATGGTTCTATAGCGTGACCAAGCCTGCGGACGATTGGTCGGCGGTGGGCTTCCGCGCGGAGCAAGCGAATTGGCAGCAGGGCGTGGCCCCCTTCGGCACCGCCTCCGCGAATGCGCAGGCCCGCACGGTGTGGACCGGCTCGGACATCTGGCTGCAGACCAGCTTCGGCCTGGAGTCGATCCCGAAGGCGGTGATGATCCACCTCTTCCACGATGAGGACGCCACGATCTATTTGAACGGCCAGCTCGTGCTGCAGCGCGAGCATCACTCGATCGACTACGACCGCATCGAGGCTCCGGAAGCCTTCATGCGCGCCCTGCAGACCGGCCGGAACGTGCTCTCCGTGCATGTGAAGCAGACCGCGGGCGGACAATTCTTCGACATGGGTCTGGAGGTGGACGCCGTAACTCCGGCGGATCTAGTACTTCGCCGCGACCTGCGCGCCGCCAGCCGCCAGGACCGCATGAACTATCGCAAGGGCATGGCGCGTCTCGATGAGATCGCCGCGCTGAAGAAGGCTCCGGGCATCGAGGCCCTCGTCATCACGGAAGGTGGCCCGGTGCCGCCGCCGACGCTGATCCACCTGCGCGGCAGCGCGCATGCGGAGGGGGATGAAGTGCGCCCCGGCTTCCCGAAGATCTGGGGTGGCCAGGATGCCGTGATCCCGCCCGTGCCGGAAGGCGCGAAGAGCAGCGGCCGCCGCCTGGAGCTCGCCAAGTGGATGACCCGTGCGGACAACCCGCGCACCGCCCGCGTGATGGTGAACCGCATGTGGCAGCACCACTTCGGTCGCGGCCTGAGCCCGACGCCGAATGACTTCGGCTACCTCGGCACCGCTCCCACCCATCCCGAGCTGCTCGACTGGCTGGCCACCGAATTCGTGGCGAAGGGCTGGAGCATGAAGGCGATGCACCGCCTGATGCTGAACTCGAAGGCCTATCGCATGTCGATCGCCTCCGAGCCGAAGGCCGCCGCCGCGGACCCGGGCAATGATCTCTTTTGGCGCTTCAATCCCCGCCGCCTTACCGCGGAGGAGCTGCGCGATTCCATCCTGGCCAGCACCGGCGAGCTGAATCTCGAGATGGCCGGCCCCAGCGTCTACATCCCCATGCCGGAGGAAGTGCTCGCCACCTCCTCCACCAAGGGCGGCAAGTGGGGCACCAGCACACCGGACCAGGCCGCACGCCGCAGCGTGTATGTGAAGATCAAGCGCTCGCTGCAGTCGCCGCTCTTCACCGACTTCGACGGTGCGGACACGGATAACTCCTGCCCCAGCCGCTTCACCACCACGGTGCCCACGCAGGCACTGGCGATGATGAATAGCGAGTTCATCCACACCGAGGCCAAGGCCCTGGCCGGGCGCCTCAAGAGGGAGCACCCGGATGACCTGCAAGCGCAGGTGAAGCGGGCCTTCGAACTCGTCGTCTGCCGCAGCGCGGACGAATCGGAAGTCGCGCTCTCGCTCGCTTTCATCAACAAGTTGAAATCCGAGAACCAGCTCGATGTGGATCTCGCCCTGCAGCGCTTCTGCGTCGCGGTCTTCAGCTTCAACGAATTCTTCTACATCGATTGA
- a CDS encoding IclR family transcriptional regulator: MTNESDWENNSDNPRARYIVPNLDRALVMLELLSSRPEGINVSDLGVELKIPKNSAFRIAVTLENRGFLEKVENTKRYRLTPRLLILGAMSVTDANLFEKSLDVMRRLRDATGETALLGTFADDEGVVLDQALGTHHFKFAVDPGTRFCLHTAAPGKAMLAGLPESERVARVSRLKMPRFTPNTITSHDVFLKHLNEVAARGYGFDLGEEMEGQTCIGAAIRGATGAVIAALWITAPSSRIPDGQLDAFGAVVKSHADEISSRFGAVLSQIA; the protein is encoded by the coding sequence ATGACAAACGAATCTGACTGGGAAAACAACTCCGACAACCCCCGGGCCCGCTACATCGTGCCGAACCTCGATCGTGCCTTGGTCATGCTCGAGCTTCTGAGCTCCCGCCCGGAGGGTATCAACGTGAGTGACTTGGGCGTGGAACTGAAGATCCCGAAGAACAGCGCCTTCCGCATCGCGGTGACGCTGGAGAACCGGGGCTTCCTGGAAAAAGTGGAGAATACCAAACGCTATCGCCTCACCCCGCGCCTGCTGATCCTCGGCGCGATGTCGGTGACGGATGCGAATCTTTTCGAGAAGTCGCTCGATGTGATGCGCCGCCTGCGCGACGCCACCGGCGAGACCGCCCTGCTCGGCACCTTCGCCGATGACGAGGGCGTGGTGCTGGACCAGGCGCTGGGCACGCACCACTTCAAGTTCGCGGTGGATCCGGGCACCCGCTTCTGCCTGCACACCGCCGCCCCGGGCAAGGCGATGCTGGCCGGCCTGCCGGAGAGCGAGCGCGTGGCCCGCGTCTCGCGCCTGAAGATGCCGCGCTTCACGCCGAATACCATCACCTCGCACGATGTGTTTTTAAAGCATCTGAATGAGGTTGCGGCCCGCGGCTATGGCTTTGATCTTGGCGAGGAAATGGAAGGGCAGACCTGCATCGGCGCCGCTATCCGCGGTGCTACCGGTGCCGTGATCGCGGCCCTGTGGATCACCGCACCATCCTCGCGGATTCCGGATGGCCAGCTCGATGCCTTCGGTGCCGTGGTGAAGTCCCACGCCGATGAGATTTCGAGCCGGTTCGGCGCTGTTCTTTCCCAGATTGCATGA
- a CDS encoding NAD(P)H-binding protein produces MHIILGGTGHIGSALAGLLSVRGEEVTIITRSADKARRWREKGVQASVADVHDTASLRSIFRRGRKLFLLNPPADPATDTDVEEQRSLDAIMEALEESGLEKVVAESTYGAQACEHCGDLGILHSMELRLAAKGIPFSILRGAYYMSNWDAALEMARDGGVVQSFYPADFALPMVAPRDIAKVAALRMTAPVGEQGTWHVEGPEPYTAGDVAAAFAHALDREVRVEVVPREQWQSTFRRAGFSQPAAESYAKMTALTLDQHYTVPGEPVRGQTTLKQYISDLVWKGQGS; encoded by the coding sequence ATGCACATCATCCTTGGCGGTACCGGGCACATCGGCTCGGCTCTCGCAGGCCTCTTGAGCGTGCGCGGGGAGGAGGTCACCATCATCACGCGCAGTGCCGACAAAGCGCGGCGCTGGCGCGAGAAGGGCGTGCAGGCCTCGGTGGCGGACGTGCACGACACGGCATCCCTGCGCTCTATCTTCCGGCGGGGACGGAAGCTCTTTCTGCTGAATCCGCCTGCCGATCCGGCGACGGATACGGATGTGGAAGAGCAGCGAAGCCTCGACGCGATCATGGAAGCGCTGGAAGAGAGCGGGCTGGAGAAGGTGGTCGCGGAATCGACCTATGGCGCACAGGCCTGCGAGCATTGCGGCGATCTCGGCATCCTCCACTCGATGGAGCTGCGGCTGGCCGCGAAGGGCATCCCCTTCAGCATCCTCCGCGGGGCCTACTACATGAGCAATTGGGATGCGGCGCTGGAAATGGCGCGGGATGGAGGCGTGGTGCAGAGCTTCTACCCGGCGGACTTCGCGCTACCCATGGTCGCTCCGCGGGACATCGCGAAGGTCGCGGCACTCCGGATGACCGCGCCGGTCGGGGAGCAAGGCACCTGGCATGTGGAAGGGCCGGAGCCCTACACGGCGGGAGATGTGGCCGCGGCCTTCGCCCATGCGCTGGACCGCGAGGTGCGGGTGGAGGTGGTGCCGCGGGAGCAGTGGCAGAGCACCTTCCGTAGGGCCGGGTTCTCGCAGCCCGCTGCGGAATCCTATGCGAAGATGACCGCGCTGACGCTCGACCAGCACTACACCGTGCCCGGCGAGCCGGTGCGGGGCCAGACCACGCTGAAGCAATACATCTCCGATCTGGTGTGGAAGGGGCAGGGGAGCTAA
- a CDS encoding RNA polymerase sigma factor, translated as MNPHATIEDAELLKLFFRTRNEGHLRVLMERHLPLVYSVALRVSDSPELAAEAAQDVFLKLTRSNELLMTRGIPFIAWLHRSARHRALDLLRSERARRQRERIAVELAALPAGESLSAEALGMLDEVIGELPVRDRMLVLERFFSGRTLASLAVPLGLTEDAVRMRLNRALEKMRALFAARGIATTTALLAAALPLQAIVPPPVSLALGVKVKVLAESSAAAGSSAWVAGLLGFLAGIPRPVAVAGLLGVAGIAGGIYHLMAEPAPVLADAGSSGSLPASARSSPASVAALRPVSLHDEKQRLDLIRQWLMDTSPEDRDSDRRLMMAVNQLSVAGTRELLADRELLKDVQGPEREDEFPNPIYPRRGSAEHLLWLHYAKLAPQEAIDFMVATDLPAHGILVNAAPVIEGVAKVDPQRVIDLIKNPPGELPQSLGLGGCFEIVLPMLVKHSKEEAYELIHHLEPMSQKDWYLAYVGSLGPDTDWPAERARLDRDFPVYSEIGFRLEGVHGNMAGLWACTDPDAAFAWIATAEKDAWEGYFEATFIWLQRDPADALRWLKTWEPPGIDKSTVFAKVLVFGGADEIRYVDGLLEMIPDPAMRTETIRKVMENMGKGMERESLEHLKNSPLLDPEAKAVIDEMIAGKAW; from the coding sequence ATGAACCCGCACGCCACGATCGAGGACGCCGAGCTCCTGAAGCTGTTCTTCCGCACCCGGAACGAGGGGCACCTGCGCGTGCTCATGGAGCGGCACCTGCCGCTTGTTTACTCGGTGGCGCTCCGTGTCTCGGACAGCCCGGAGCTGGCGGCGGAGGCGGCGCAGGATGTCTTCCTGAAACTCACCCGGAGCAACGAACTACTCATGACGCGCGGCATCCCCTTTATCGCCTGGCTGCACCGCAGTGCCCGGCATCGCGCGCTGGACCTGCTGCGTTCCGAGCGGGCGCGGCGGCAGCGCGAGCGGATCGCGGTGGAGCTGGCGGCCCTGCCTGCGGGCGAGTCGCTCTCCGCGGAGGCGCTGGGCATGCTGGACGAGGTGATCGGGGAGTTGCCGGTGCGGGACCGCATGCTGGTGCTGGAGCGCTTCTTCTCCGGGCGCACGCTGGCGTCGCTGGCGGTGCCGCTGGGGCTGACGGAGGATGCGGTGCGGATGCGGCTGAACCGGGCGCTGGAGAAGATGCGCGCGCTCTTCGCGGCGCGGGGCATCGCTACCACCACGGCGCTGCTGGCGGCCGCGCTGCCGCTGCAGGCGATCGTGCCGCCGCCGGTGTCACTCGCGCTGGGCGTGAAGGTGAAGGTGCTGGCGGAGAGTTCCGCTGCCGCGGGCTCTTCCGCTTGGGTGGCCGGGTTGCTGGGATTTCTCGCGGGCATTCCACGACCGGTGGCCGTGGCGGGGCTGTTAGGCGTCGCGGGCATCGCCGGCGGCATTTATCATTTGATGGCGGAGCCTGCGCCGGTGCTTGCTGATGCCGGTTCATCCGGCTCCCTTCCTGCGTCGGCGCGGTCCTCACCGGCGTCTGTCGCGGCACTGAGACCGGTATCCCTGCACGACGAGAAACAGCGGCTCGATCTGATCCGGCAGTGGCTCATGGATACGAGCCCGGAAGATCGTGATAGCGACCGGCGCTTGATGATGGCGGTCAACCAACTCTCGGTGGCGGGCACCCGCGAACTGCTGGCCGACCGGGAACTACTGAAGGACGTGCAGGGCCCGGAGCGCGAGGACGAGTTTCCGAATCCCATCTACCCCCGCCGCGGAAGCGCGGAGCACCTGCTGTGGCTGCACTACGCGAAGCTGGCTCCGCAAGAAGCCATCGACTTCATGGTCGCCACGGATCTCCCGGCCCACGGAATCCTGGTGAATGCGGCTCCGGTGATCGAAGGAGTCGCGAAGGTGGATCCGCAACGAGTGATCGACCTGATCAAGAATCCGCCCGGGGAATTGCCTCAGTCGCTGGGATTGGGTGGCTGCTTCGAGATCGTCTTGCCGATGCTCGTGAAGCACTCGAAGGAGGAAGCCTACGAGCTCATCCACCATCTTGAGCCCATGTCGCAGAAGGACTGGTATCTTGCTTATGTCGGCAGCCTCGGGCCGGACACGGATTGGCCGGCGGAGCGGGCCCGCTTGGATCGTGACTTCCCCGTCTATTCCGAGATCGGCTTCCGGCTGGAGGGCGTCCATGGCAATATGGCCGGGTTGTGGGCCTGCACGGATCCGGATGCGGCCTTCGCCTGGATCGCCACAGCGGAGAAGGACGCTTGGGAAGGCTACTTCGAGGCCACGTTCATCTGGCTGCAACGGGACCCGGCGGACGCGCTGCGCTGGCTGAAGACTTGGGAGCCGCCGGGCATCGACAAGAGCACGGTGTTCGCGAAGGTCCTGGTCTTCGGTGGTGCGGATGAGATCCGCTACGTGGACGGGCTGCTGGAGATGATCCCGGACCCGGCGATGCGGACGGAGACGATCCGCAAGGTCATGGAGAACATGGGCAAGGGGATGGAGCGGGAGTCTCTGGAGCATCTCAAGAACTCCCCGCTGCTGGATCCGGAAGCGAAGGCGGTGATCGACGAAATGATCGCGGGAAAGGCGTGGTAA
- a CDS encoding DUF1501 domain-containing protein, translating to MILRPPTGNFCGRVHRREFLHQIGGGFTSLALAGMMSKDGAFASELQYDNPLSPKQPALPAKAKSVIFLFMYGGPSHMDTFDYKPKMYPLDGKSIPIKTFGRGGKKNEGRVVGPKWKFKQYGQSGKWVSDLFPNVGECVDDISFIHSMTADSPIHGSAMLMMNSGSLLTGKPSMGSWVNYGLGSLNENLPGYVVMLDKTGGPISGAKNWSSGFMPASYQGVVFRSQGNPILNLQNRPGMDRVQQRSLLDFLGDINKSHLKGREHNSDLAARIASYELAFRMQATAPEAIDVDNEPEHIKKLYGMDGTRTDDFARKCILARRLVERGTRFIQIYSGGAHNDDNWDAHGDLVKNHEFHAGNTDKPIAGLLKDLKQRGLLDETLVIWGGEFGRQPTAEYAEGTGRDHNSYGFTMWMAGGGIKGGTSFGETDELGGEAVKDRVQVKNLHATVLQQMGLDPNHLSYFYAGLDQKLVGVEGADPIQEIIA from the coding sequence ATGATCCTTCGCCCACCCACCGGCAATTTCTGCGGTCGCGTTCATCGCCGTGAGTTCCTCCACCAGATCGGTGGCGGTTTCACCTCGCTCGCGCTGGCAGGCATGATGTCCAAGGACGGCGCCTTCGCCTCCGAGTTGCAGTACGACAATCCGCTCTCGCCGAAGCAGCCTGCGCTGCCCGCGAAGGCGAAGTCGGTGATCTTCCTCTTCATGTATGGCGGCCCCAGCCACATGGACACCTTCGACTACAAGCCGAAGATGTACCCGCTGGATGGCAAGAGCATCCCGATCAAGACCTTCGGTCGCGGCGGCAAGAAGAACGAAGGCCGCGTGGTCGGACCCAAGTGGAAGTTCAAGCAATACGGCCAGAGCGGCAAGTGGGTCTCCGACCTCTTCCCGAACGTGGGCGAGTGCGTGGACGATATCTCCTTCATCCACTCCATGACCGCGGACTCGCCGATCCACGGCTCCGCGATGCTGATGATGAACAGCGGCTCGCTGCTCACCGGCAAGCCCTCCATGGGCTCGTGGGTGAACTACGGCCTCGGCTCGCTGAACGAGAACCTGCCCGGCTATGTGGTGATGCTGGACAAGACCGGCGGCCCCATCTCCGGCGCGAAGAACTGGAGCTCCGGCTTCATGCCCGCCAGCTACCAGGGCGTGGTCTTCCGCTCGCAGGGGAACCCGATCCTGAACCTGCAGAACCGCCCCGGCATGGACCGCGTGCAGCAGCGCTCGCTGCTCGATTTCCTGGGCGATATCAACAAGTCCCACCTGAAGGGCCGCGAGCACAACTCCGACCTCGCCGCGCGCATCGCCTCCTACGAGCTGGCCTTCCGCATGCAGGCCACCGCGCCGGAAGCCATCGACGTGGACAACGAGCCGGAGCACATCAAGAAGCTCTATGGCATGGATGGCACGCGCACGGATGACTTCGCGCGCAAGTGCATCCTCGCCCGCCGCCTCGTCGAGCGCGGCACCCGCTTCATCCAGATCTACTCCGGCGGCGCTCACAACGATGACAACTGGGATGCCCACGGCGACCTGGTAAAGAACCACGAGTTCCACGCCGGCAATACCGACAAGCCGATCGCCGGTCTGCTCAAGGACCTCAAGCAGCGCGGCCTCCTCGATGAAACGCTCGTCATCTGGGGCGGTGAGTTCGGCCGCCAGCCCACCGCGGAATACGCGGAAGGCACCGGCCGCGACCACAACTCCTACGGCTTCACCATGTGGATGGCCGGCGGCGGCATCAAGGGCGGCACCAGCTTCGGCGAGACCGATGAGCTCGGCGGCGAGGCTGTGAAGGATCGCGTGCAGGTGAAGAACCTCCACGCCACCGTGCTCCAGCAGATGGGCCTCGATCCGAATCACCTCAGCTACTTCTACGCCGGCCTCGATCAGAAGCTCGTCGGCGTCGAAGGCGCGGATCCGATCCAGGAGATCATCGCGTAG
- a CDS encoding AEC family transporter, which translates to MIRLVARAWPANAPRVDASKAVLAAVLPVYLLILAGAFLRKIGVLKKEQDEPVFHLVFSVLYPCLILDKILGSESVKQPGGVLWGIGAGFVLTVLSFGGAWLAAGLLRFQKGSGKRTFTLSAGVQNFGYTAIPVVEQVWVGGGALAMLFVHNLGVELAIWSVGVMLLSGDRQIPWRRLLNGPVVSVLLGLILVGSGVDTFLNPAPEGWVPDNWFEGGIYGLGAALRKTMGWLGAGAFPVAILITGAVMFDLVAAEKPSLKVVLGGCVVRLAVLPLFLLAAAKFLPAPLALKQVLVVQAAMPSAMTPIMLARIYGGRPGVAVQIVIATTVVSLFTLPFVIVWAMKWVGI; encoded by the coding sequence ATGATCCGGCTTGTTGCCCGCGCTTGGCCTGCCAATGCTCCGCGCGTGGACGCATCGAAGGCGGTTCTGGCGGCAGTCCTGCCAGTGTATTTGTTGATTCTGGCCGGGGCCTTCCTGCGGAAGATCGGAGTGCTCAAGAAGGAGCAGGACGAGCCCGTCTTCCACCTCGTCTTCAGCGTGCTCTACCCCTGCCTGATCCTGGACAAGATCCTGGGCAGCGAGAGCGTGAAGCAGCCGGGCGGCGTGCTCTGGGGCATCGGCGCGGGCTTCGTGCTCACGGTGCTGAGCTTCGGCGGAGCATGGCTGGCGGCGGGCCTGCTGCGCTTCCAGAAGGGCAGCGGCAAGCGCACCTTCACCCTCTCCGCCGGGGTGCAGAATTTCGGCTACACGGCCATCCCTGTGGTGGAGCAGGTGTGGGTGGGCGGCGGCGCGCTGGCCATGCTCTTCGTGCACAATCTGGGAGTGGAGCTGGCGATCTGGTCGGTGGGGGTGATGCTGCTCTCCGGGGACCGGCAGATCCCGTGGCGTCGCCTGCTGAATGGCCCGGTGGTCTCCGTGCTGCTCGGCCTGATCCTGGTGGGCAGCGGCGTGGATACCTTCCTGAATCCCGCGCCGGAGGGCTGGGTGCCGGACAATTGGTTCGAGGGCGGCATCTACGGTCTCGGAGCCGCGCTGCGGAAGACGATGGGCTGGCTCGGCGCCGGGGCCTTCCCGGTGGCGATCCTGATTACCGGCGCGGTGATGTTCGATCTCGTCGCGGCGGAGAAGCCCTCGCTGAAGGTGGTGCTTGGCGGCTGCGTGGTGCGGCTGGCGGTGCTGCCGCTCTTCCTGCTGGCCGCGGCCAAGTTCCTGCCCGCCCCGCTGGCGCTGAAGCAAGTGCTGGTGGTGCAGGCCGCCATGCCCTCCGCCATGACGCCGATCATGCTCGCGCGCATCTACGGCGGCAGGCCCGGAGTGGCCGTGCAGATCGTCATCGCCACCACGGTGGTGAGCTTGTTCACCCTGCCCTTCGTGATTGTGTGGGCTATGAAGTGGGTGGGGATCTAG
- a CDS encoding AAA family ATPase codes for MSFSFNIPYYPGQENAKPITVEALMRGAGRSEEEIAEQLAANAAADAEAEAAIARASQSYAPAPAVAKRQWLQVWTVSDFLNFQPPADFRLMGECHLARGNLTVLGGWPGVGKSRAALGLAIAGARRVPWLGYPVHARFRTLIIQCENGPYRLKEELVEAMRGQEERLEGWVGITPPPTYGLAFQEPGFRQELREKIASFKPGLVIIDPWNRAADGDKQADYRGALDAVFECLPEDPAEKPALLVIHHMRKKSGDAGRKQGRELLHELAGSYQIGSSARCVFALEAASNDVSDDTVVLTCCKNNDGAEGAPSAWFRRNGLFEPNPEFDMAGFLEGAEAGAKGTAVPFASIRKVLAGMAGEPIGKAAARLVNAELCSRSTAYRILKQFPDNIVEDADGKLWWKEEA; via the coding sequence ATGAGCTTTAGCTTCAATATCCCCTACTACCCGGGACAGGAGAATGCGAAGCCGATCACCGTGGAGGCGCTCATGCGCGGGGCGGGCAGGTCGGAGGAGGAGATCGCGGAGCAACTGGCAGCCAATGCCGCGGCGGATGCGGAAGCGGAGGCGGCCATCGCGCGGGCCTCGCAGTCCTATGCGCCAGCCCCGGCAGTGGCGAAGCGCCAGTGGCTACAGGTCTGGACGGTCTCGGACTTCCTGAACTTCCAGCCGCCCGCGGACTTCCGGCTGATGGGCGAGTGCCACCTCGCCCGCGGGAACCTGACCGTGCTGGGCGGCTGGCCGGGGGTGGGCAAGAGCCGGGCCGCGCTGGGTCTGGCCATCGCCGGGGCCCGCAGGGTGCCGTGGCTGGGCTATCCCGTCCATGCCCGCTTCCGCACCCTGATCATCCAGTGCGAGAACGGCCCCTACCGGCTGAAGGAGGAGCTGGTGGAAGCGATGCGCGGGCAGGAGGAGCGGCTGGAGGGCTGGGTGGGCATCACCCCTCCCCCCACCTACGGGCTGGCCTTCCAGGAGCCGGGCTTCCGTCAGGAGCTGCGGGAGAAGATCGCCAGCTTCAAGCCGGGGCTGGTGATCATCGATCCCTGGAACCGTGCGGCGGATGGCGACAAGCAGGCGGACTACCGCGGGGCGCTGGACGCCGTCTTCGAATGCCTGCCGGAGGACCCGGCGGAGAAGCCCGCGCTGCTGGTCATCCACCACATGCGGAAGAAGAGCGGGGACGCCGGGCGCAAGCAGGGCCGCGAGCTTCTGCACGAGCTGGCAGGTAGCTACCAGATCGGCAGCTCCGCCCGCTGCGTCTTCGCCCTGGAAGCCGCGAGCAATGACGTGAGTGACGACACCGTGGTGCTGACCTGCTGCAAGAACAACGACGGCGCGGAGGGCGCCCCCAGCGCGTGGTTCCGGAGGAACGGCTTGTTTGAGCCGAATCCGGAGTTTGATATGGCGGGGTTTCTGGAAGGGGCGGAGGCGGGAGCGAAGGGAACCGCGGTCCCCTTCGCCTCGATCAGGAAAGTGCTCGCGGGCATGGCCGGAGAACCCATCGGAAAGGCCGCCGCGCGACTGGTGAATGCTGAACTGTGTAGTCGCAGCACGGCATATAGGATCCTGAAGCAGTTCCCGGACAACATCGTCGAGGACGCTGATGGCAAATTGTGGTGGAAGGAGGAGGCCTAG